In a single window of the Zea mays cultivar B73 chromosome 5, Zm-B73-REFERENCE-NAM-5.0, whole genome shotgun sequence genome:
- the LOC100193860 gene encoding Chloroplastic import inner membrane translocase subunit HP30-2: protein MAGGLRGVSNPLEEWSGRVKAIEAGFRAWMAKQPIQIEAAVTTAVGAVQGGALGGLMGSLTADGGSPFPIPQPPPNANPEAMASFKQAQALAGGPLVQARNFAVMTGANAGISCVMRRIRGKEDIQGSMAAAFGSGALFSIVSGMGTPNPVANAVTTGVAFAVFQGGFFMIGQKFSKPPSEDTYYSRTRSMLHKLGLEKYEKNFKRGLLNDQTLPLLTDSALRDVKIPPGPRLLILDQIKRDPELVQAK, encoded by the exons ATGGCTGGGGGTTTACGCGGCGTGAGCAACCCTCTGGAGGAGTGGAGCGGGCGCGTGAAGGCGATTGAGGCCGGGTTCCGCGCGTGGATGGCGAAGCAACCCATCCAAATCGAGGCCGCGGTGACCACGGCCGTGGGGGCGGTGCAGGGCGGGGCTCTGGGTGGGCTCATGGGCTCGCTCACAGCTGACGGCGGGTCGCCGTTCCCCATCCCGCAGCCGCCGCCCAACGCCAACCCAGAGGCCATGGCGTCGTTCAAGCAGGCCCAG GCTTTAGCTGGTGGAcctttggtgcaagcccggaactTTGCAGTCATGACCGGTGCAAACGCAGGCATATCTTGTGTCATGAGAAGGATACGAGGGAAAGAGGATATCCAGGGCAG CATGGCAGCTGCTTTCGGTTCTGGTGCTCTTTTCTCCATAGTGAGCGGAATGGGAACTCCTAATCCAGTAGCAAATGCAGTTACAACTGGTGTTGCTTTTGCAGTATTTCAAGGTGGCTTTTTCATG ATCGGGCAGAAATTCTCAAAGCCACCAAGTGAAGATACATACTACTCTCGGACAAGAAGCATGCTGCACAAACTGGGTCTTGAAAAGTATGAGAAGAATTTCAAGAGGGGTCTCCTCAATGATCAAACGTTACCACTCCTTACGGACAG TGCTCTGAGAGATGTGAAGATTCCTCCTGGACCCAGACTTCTCATACTCGACCAAATTAAAAG GGACCCCGAGCTGGTTCAAGCAAAGTAG
- the LOC100276565 gene encoding protein WHAT'S THIS FACTOR 9, mitochondrial: MAWRWLRSATRRGWWNAAPSGTPLFAAEQRATLVNVKVKWVKDRALDAAVSRERHLRTAHHLLDLVFSRPGHRVSRSDLLAEKSARRICGSAHSLLEFLRRYHTMFTLSRGGVSPTDMAFVLRQREVDCLFATEGDLVARLRRLLMLTLPRSLPLHTVDLLRWDLGLPSDYQDSILPRYPDHFALEQPEGDERVWLRLLSWDDLLAVSELEKSADGGDTTCIPFPVSFTRGYGLRSKCMSWLREWQALPYTSPYADASGLDRRTDVSEKRNVGVFHELLHLTVAKRTERQNVSNMRKLLGMPQKFTKVFERHPGIFYLSRVCGTQMVVLREAYGGGSQLLEKHAHPLVAIREEYSTLLRAALPPRTRGRERHGSFSRQHEGCVVGGDEFELSK; this comes from the coding sequence ATGGCGTGGCGATGGCTGCGCTCAGCGACGAGGAGGGGCTGGTGGAACGCGGCGCCGTCAGGGACGCCGTTGTTTGCGGCGGAGCAGCGCGCGACGTTGGTGAACGTGAAGGTGAAGTGGGTCAAGGACCGGGCCCTCGACGCTGCAGTGTCGCGGGAGCGGCACCTCCGCACCGCCCACCACCTGCTCGACCTCGTGTTCTCCCGGCCCGGCCACCGCGTCTCGCGGTCGGACCTCCTCGCTGAAAAGTCCGCTCGAAGGATATGTGGTTCCGCACACTCTTTGCTCGAGTTCCTCAGGAGATACCATACCATGTTCACGTTGTCCCGCGGCGGCGTGTCGCCGACAGACATGGCGTTCGTCCTGCGGCAGCGGGAGGTAGATTGTCTCTTCGCCACCGAGGGCGACCTCGTCGCCCGCCTCCGCCGTCTCCTCATGCTCACTCTCCCCCGTTCGCTCCCGCTCCACACCGTCGACCTTCTCCGCTGGGACCTTGGCCTGCCCAGCGATTACCAGGACTCCATCCTCCCCCGCTACCCTGACCACTTCGCCCTTGAGCAGCCGGAGGGCGACGAGCGCGTCTGGCTCCGCCTCCTCTCCTGGGACGATCTTCTCGCCGTCTCCGAGCTTGAGAAGAGCGCTGACGGAGGCGATACCACCTGCATCCCCTTCCCGGTGAGCTTCACTAGGGGTTATGGTCTGAGAAGCAAGTGCATGTCCTGGCTACGGGAGTGGCAGGCGCTGCCATACACCAGCCCATACGCTGACGCTTCAGGCCTCGACCGCCGCACAGACGTGTCGGAGAAGCGGAATGTGGGAGTGTTCCATGAGCTGCTGCACCTCACTGTGGCGAAGAGAACGGAGCGCCAGAATGTGAGCAATATGAGGAAGCTGCTTGGCATGCCGCAGAAGTTCACCAAGGTGTTCGAACGCCACCCTGGCATTTTTTACCTGTCCAGGGTTTGTGGCACTCAGATGGTTGTTCTTAGAGAAGCTTACGGCGGTGGAAGCCAGCTGCTTGAGAAGCATGCACATCCGCTTGTTGCTATCAGGGAAGAGTACTCCACTTTGTTGAGGGCAGCATTGCCACCAAGGACGAGGGGTAGAGAAAGACATGGTTCTTTTAGCAGGCAGCATGAGGGATGTGTGGTGGGAGGAGATGAATTTGAACTCTCCAAGTGA